One part of the Futiania mangrovi genome encodes these proteins:
- the fliM gene encoding flagellar motor switch protein FliM, with the protein MSADDAKMLDAWAAALEEERRSMLGNSLLTDEFLDELAPDAAADAGTDDGMGDGVGRILNQDEIDSLMGFDLDAGGDWSDEGAEDAAGGSGSLAAIVNSSLVSYERLPMLEIVFDRLVRLLTGSLRTLTAGSVEVDIESISSVRFGDYTEQVPVPTLMAVFKATEWDNHALFTLDSGLIYAVVDILLGGRRGGRAVDPDGRPFSTLERRLVERLVTATLDDLGQAFKPLADVHFTLDRTETNPRFAAIDRPSNACVLVRLKIDFEKRGGRMDLLLPHATLEPVREVLLQMFMGEKFGRDKIWESHLAGEVWRTEVEIEAVLDERTVPLGDLCRLKVGDTLMFGAMPDGEVVLRAGGVPLHTGTAGRTGSRASVTVVRALAGEAAAARGEDAA; encoded by the coding sequence ATGAGCGCAGACGACGCCAAGATGCTCGATGCCTGGGCGGCCGCGCTCGAGGAAGAGCGCAGATCCATGCTCGGGAACAGCCTGCTCACCGACGAGTTCCTCGACGAGCTTGCGCCCGACGCGGCAGCCGACGCCGGCACGGATGACGGCATGGGCGACGGGGTGGGCCGCATCCTGAACCAGGACGAGATCGACAGCCTGATGGGGTTCGATCTCGACGCCGGGGGAGACTGGTCCGACGAGGGGGCGGAGGACGCCGCCGGCGGGTCCGGAAGCCTTGCGGCGATCGTCAATTCCTCGCTGGTCTCCTACGAGCGGCTACCCATGCTGGAGATCGTTTTCGACCGGCTGGTCCGCCTGCTCACCGGCTCGCTGCGCACGCTGACCGCAGGTTCGGTGGAGGTCGACATCGAGAGCATCTCGTCGGTGCGCTTCGGAGACTATACCGAACAGGTGCCGGTGCCGACGCTGATGGCGGTCTTCAAGGCGACGGAGTGGGACAATCACGCGCTCTTCACGCTCGATTCTGGCCTGATCTACGCCGTGGTGGACATCCTGCTCGGCGGGCGCCGTGGCGGGAGGGCGGTGGACCCCGACGGACGGCCGTTCTCCACGCTGGAGCGCCGCCTCGTGGAGCGCCTCGTCACCGCGACGCTGGACGACCTTGGGCAGGCATTCAAGCCGCTTGCGGACGTCCATTTCACCCTCGACCGGACCGAGACGAACCCTCGTTTCGCCGCGATCGACCGGCCGTCGAACGCCTGCGTCCTCGTGCGCCTCAAGATCGACTTCGAGAAGCGCGGCGGCCGCATGGACCTGCTGTTGCCGCATGCGACGCTGGAGCCTGTGCGCGAGGTCCTGCTGCAGATGTTCATGGGCGAGAAGTTCGGCCGCGACAAGATCTGGGAGAGCCACCTTGCGGGAGAGGTCTGGCGGACCGAGGTCGAGATCGAGGCGGTGCTCGACGAGCGCACCGTACCGCTCGGCGACCTGTGCCGGCTCAAGGTCGGCGACACGCTGATGTTCGGCGCGATGCCCGACGGCGAGGTCGTGTTGCGGGCGGGCGGCGTGCCGCTGCATACCGGAACGGCGGGCCGCACGGGCAGCAGGGCCTCTGTGACCGTCGTGCGCGCGCTGGCCGGGGAGGCTGCGGCGGCGCGCGGCGAGGATGCGGCCTGA
- a CDS encoding MotE family protein, whose amino-acid sequence MVRFRFVFVLTALCVAGAWLLAVAPGAAEEAGYLTPDQEALHEGLARRAADLDRREAALDLKARELETLAHEIARRIDALEAEGRRISAARAALDRSRNAEADALARAYGAMRPREAAAVLAGLSPALAEDIAARLPPMKLGPILGHLPEERARDLTRRLAARAGLAAAGRDGNPS is encoded by the coding sequence ATGGTGCGGTTCCGGTTCGTCTTCGTCCTCACGGCTCTCTGCGTGGCCGGGGCCTGGTTGCTGGCTGTGGCTCCCGGTGCGGCTGAGGAGGCGGGCTACCTGACCCCCGACCAGGAGGCCCTGCATGAGGGGCTCGCGCGCCGGGCGGCCGACCTGGACCGGCGGGAAGCCGCGCTCGACCTCAAGGCGCGGGAGCTGGAAACGCTCGCGCATGAGATCGCACGCAGGATCGACGCACTCGAGGCCGAGGGGCGACGCATCTCCGCCGCCCGGGCCGCCCTCGACCGGAGCCGGAACGCAGAGGCCGATGCGCTCGCCCGTGCCTATGGCGCCATGCGCCCGCGCGAAGCAGCCGCCGTGCTGGCCGGTCTTTCGCCCGCTCTGGCCGAGGACATCGCCGCGCGGCTGCCTCCGATGAAGCTCGGCCCCATCCTCGGCCACCTGCCGGAAGAGCGCGCGCGCGACCTGACCCGCCGTCTCGCCGCGCGCGCAGGCCTTGCCGCCGCCGGACGGGACGGCAACCCGTCGTGA
- a CDS encoding response regulator, which translates to MSQAEDMLQKDSAGRGAVAGGRDFTAWFGVGGLVLAVAVSAALLVNSEDAGLRTVSLAVALVLLAFLVAADTLRTRTTARGAAEAERALATALSVSADGMAVSDKAGRLLTVNAAFRALFPVSGAPAIDRLLVPEPDSAEPLYRLFRAMREGEVAEAEVTLARDGGTARVDLAVGPLPGGTGRALWRITLRPDTAAPQAEAAPGDLDHLPVGAFTADLQGQVMALNARLADWTGRAAAACTDGLRLTDLFPTLAEETPETWDTVVVRDTVLPGGEDAGGSMAGRPVRLLLHLERESGEVPGRILALVLPGEVLGGTGTGAEESGDGHLVRFLNQTPIGIVVAEPDGAVIEWNRGFVRLTGEGETRRLTDALAPEDVAEVALRLRDAWEGKRFDAPAEVRFPRTGRVAQLYASRIEEADVTGVIVYLIDTTEQKSLELQFAQSQKMQAVGQLAGGIAHDFNNLLTAIIGFCDLLLVRHEPGDPSFGDVMQIKQNANRAANLVRQLLAFSRQQTLRPKVLQLTDTLADLSNLLSRLIGGTIHLKMIHGRDLGLVKVDQGQFEQVVINLAVNARDAMPEGGTLTIATRNVSADEVRVLGHPLMPPADYVCISVTDTGTGIPKENLGKIFEPFFTTKEVGKGTGLGLSTVYGIIKQTGGFVFPVSEVGKGTTFDIYLPRHEEEQKAAPAAEEAPPARQDLTGRGTILLVEDETAVRSFAVRALTTRGYHVLEADGGEAALEIVQEHPGRIDLLISDVVMPTMDGPTLVAAARKSRPDMRIIFISGYAEDAFRKSLKKDENFTFLPKPFSLKQLAATVKDVLNA; encoded by the coding sequence GTGAGCCAGGCCGAAGACATGCTGCAGAAGGATAGCGCCGGCCGCGGGGCCGTTGCCGGCGGCCGCGACTTCACAGCCTGGTTCGGCGTTGGCGGCCTCGTTCTCGCGGTCGCGGTCAGCGCGGCGCTGCTCGTCAACTCTGAGGATGCGGGGCTCCGCACGGTATCGCTTGCGGTGGCGCTGGTGCTGCTGGCCTTTCTCGTGGCGGCGGACACCTTGCGCACCCGAACCACCGCGCGCGGCGCAGCGGAGGCGGAGCGGGCGCTGGCCACCGCGCTGTCGGTTTCGGCCGACGGAATGGCGGTCAGCGACAAGGCGGGGCGGCTGCTCACCGTCAATGCCGCGTTCCGGGCGCTGTTCCCGGTCTCCGGCGCGCCGGCGATCGACCGGCTGCTGGTGCCGGAGCCGGACAGTGCCGAGCCGCTCTACCGCCTGTTCCGCGCAATGCGCGAGGGAGAGGTGGCCGAGGCCGAGGTGACGCTTGCCCGCGATGGCGGTACCGCGCGCGTGGATCTCGCGGTCGGGCCTCTTCCGGGAGGAACGGGCCGCGCGCTGTGGCGGATCACGTTGCGCCCGGACACGGCAGCCCCGCAAGCGGAGGCGGCACCGGGCGATCTCGATCATCTGCCGGTGGGGGCGTTCACAGCCGACCTGCAGGGGCAGGTAATGGCGCTGAACGCGCGTCTCGCGGACTGGACAGGACGCGCCGCGGCAGCTTGCACCGACGGGCTGCGTCTCACGGACCTGTTCCCCACGCTTGCCGAGGAGACGCCCGAGACCTGGGACACCGTCGTGGTGCGTGACACCGTCCTGCCGGGGGGTGAGGACGCGGGCGGCAGCATGGCGGGCAGACCGGTGCGCCTGCTTCTGCATCTCGAGCGGGAGAGCGGCGAGGTACCCGGCCGCATCCTCGCCCTCGTGCTGCCGGGAGAGGTGCTGGGAGGGACCGGCACCGGCGCCGAGGAGAGCGGCGACGGCCATCTCGTGCGCTTCCTCAACCAGACACCCATCGGCATCGTGGTGGCCGAGCCCGATGGTGCCGTGATCGAATGGAATCGCGGTTTCGTGCGCCTGACCGGCGAAGGGGAGACGCGCAGGCTGACGGATGCGCTCGCGCCGGAGGATGTGGCCGAGGTTGCCCTGCGGCTCAGGGACGCCTGGGAAGGCAAGCGCTTCGACGCGCCCGCCGAGGTGCGCTTCCCGCGCACCGGCCGCGTCGCCCAGCTTTACGCCAGCCGCATCGAGGAGGCGGACGTCACCGGGGTCATCGTCTACCTGATCGACACGACCGAGCAGAAGTCGCTGGAGTTGCAATTCGCCCAGTCGCAGAAGATGCAGGCCGTGGGTCAGCTGGCCGGCGGCATCGCCCATGACTTCAACAATCTGCTGACCGCGATCATCGGGTTCTGCGACCTGCTGCTGGTCCGGCACGAACCCGGCGACCCGTCCTTCGGCGACGTCATGCAGATCAAGCAGAACGCCAACCGCGCGGCCAATCTCGTGCGTCAGCTGCTGGCCTTCTCGCGCCAGCAGACGCTCAGGCCGAAGGTGCTCCAGCTGACCGACACGCTGGCCGACCTCTCGAACCTGCTGTCGCGCCTGATCGGCGGGACCATTCACCTGAAGATGATCCACGGGCGCGACCTGGGTCTCGTGAAGGTCGACCAGGGCCAGTTCGAGCAGGTCGTCATCAATCTCGCGGTCAACGCGCGCGATGCGATGCCCGAGGGTGGCACACTCACGATCGCCACCCGCAATGTCAGCGCCGACGAGGTGCGTGTGCTGGGGCACCCGCTGATGCCGCCTGCGGACTATGTCTGCATCTCCGTCACCGATACGGGCACCGGGATCCCGAAGGAAAACCTGGGCAAGATTTTCGAACCCTTCTTCACCACGAAGGAGGTGGGCAAGGGCACGGGCCTAGGCCTCTCGACGGTCTATGGCATCATCAAGCAGACGGGGGGATTCGTCTTCCCGGTCTCCGAGGTGGGCAAGGGCACAACCTTCGACATCTACCTGCCGCGCCACGAGGAAGAACAGAAGGCCGCGCCTGCCGCCGAGGAGGCGCCGCCGGCGCGCCAGGACCTGACGGGCCGCGGCACGATCCTGCTGGTGGAGGACGAGACGGCGGTCCGCTCCTTCGCGGTGCGGGCTCTCACCACGCGCGGCTATCACGTGCTCGAGGCCGACGGGGGCGAGGCCGCCCTCGAGATCGTGCAGGAGCATCCGGGACGAATCGACCTGCTGATCTCCGACGTGGTGATGCCGACCATGGACGGCCCGACCCTCGTCGCGGCCGCGCGGAAATCGCGGCCGGACATGCGGATCATCTTCATTTCCGGCTATGCCGAGGATGCTTTCCGCAAGAGCCTGAAAAAAGACGAGAATTTCACATTCCTGCCGAAACCCTTCTCGCTCAAGCAGCTCGCTGCGACCGTCAAGGACGTGCTCAACGCCTGA
- the recA gene encoding recombinase RecA — translation MGQGSFRLIEGGGEKGGMDKQKALEAALSQIERAFGKGSIMKLGQNEVQAVDVVSTGSLGLDIALGVGGLPMGRVIEVYGPESSGKTTLALHVVAEAQKKGGICAFVDAEHALDPGYARKLGVDVGELIISQPDTGEQALEIADTLVRSGAVSVVVIDSVAALTPKAELEGEMGDSLPGLQARLMSQALRKLTASISRSHCMVLFINQIRMKIGVMFGSPETTTGGNALKFYASVRLDIRRIGAIKDRDEIVGNQTRVKVVKNKVAPPFKVIEFDIMYGEGISKMGELIDLGVKAGIVEKSGSWFSYNSQRIGQGRENAKQFLRDNSDMAAEIEQAIRANAGLISNKIMGDEEGDEDAAAEG, via the coding sequence ATGGGCCAGGGCAGTTTCCGGTTGATCGAAGGCGGGGGAGAAAAGGGCGGCATGGACAAGCAGAAGGCACTCGAAGCCGCGCTCTCGCAGATCGAACGCGCGTTCGGCAAGGGCTCCATCATGAAGCTCGGCCAGAACGAGGTGCAGGCGGTCGACGTCGTCTCCACCGGCTCGCTGGGGCTCGACATCGCTCTGGGCGTGGGCGGCCTGCCCATGGGCCGCGTGATCGAGGTCTATGGGCCGGAAAGCTCCGGCAAGACGACGCTCGCGCTTCACGTGGTCGCCGAGGCGCAGAAGAAGGGGGGCATCTGCGCCTTCGTCGACGCCGAGCATGCGCTGGACCCCGGCTATGCGCGCAAGCTGGGCGTGGATGTGGGCGAACTGATCATCTCGCAGCCCGATACGGGCGAGCAGGCGCTGGAGATCGCCGACACGCTGGTGCGTTCTGGCGCCGTCTCGGTTGTGGTGATCGACTCCGTCGCCGCGCTGACGCCCAAGGCCGAACTCGAGGGCGAGATGGGCGACAGCCTGCCCGGCCTGCAGGCCCGCCTGATGAGCCAGGCGCTGCGCAAGCTCACCGCGTCCATTTCACGCTCGCACTGCATGGTGCTCTTCATCAACCAGATCCGCATGAAGATCGGGGTGATGTTCGGTTCGCCGGAGACGACGACGGGCGGCAACGCGCTGAAGTTCTATGCCTCGGTGCGTCTCGACATCCGCCGCATCGGCGCGATCAAGGACCGGGACGAGATCGTCGGCAACCAGACCCGCGTGAAGGTGGTGAAGAACAAGGTCGCCCCGCCGTTCAAGGTGATCGAGTTCGACATCATGTACGGCGAGGGCATCTCCAAGATGGGAGAGTTGATCGACCTCGGCGTGAAGGCCGGCATCGTGGAGAAGTCGGGCTCCTGGTTCTCCTACAACAGCCAGCGCATCGGGCAGGGCCGGGAAAACGCCAAGCAGTTCCTGCGCGACAATTCCGACATGGCGGCGGAGATCGAGCAGGCGATCCGCGCGAATGCAGGCCTGATCTCCAACAAGATCATGGGCGACGAGGAGGGCGACGAGGACGCGGCCGCCGAGGGCTGA
- the alaS gene encoding alanine--tRNA ligase translates to MSSLSDIRRTFLEFFEKNGHQVVASSPLVPHNDPSLLFTNAGMVQFKNVFTGLETRAYNRAATSQKCVRAGGKHNDLDNVGYTARHHTFFEMLGNFSFGDYFKADAIDFAWRLVTQEFGLPKDRLLATVYAEDDEAYDLWRKVAGLPESRIIRIATSDNFWQMGDTGPCGPCSEIFFDHGEGIPGGPPGSPDEDGDRFIEIWNLVFMQFEQKEGGARVALPKPSIDTGMGLERVGAVLQGKHDNYDTDLLRSLIVASAQASGTDPDGPHRTSHRVIADHLRASCFLIADGVLPSNEGRGYVLRRIMRRAMRHAHMLGVDEPLMWKLVPALVRAMGDAFPELGRAQALVTETLKLEESRFRRTLDRGLRLLDEEVADLAASGTLRGDVAFKLYDTYGFPLDLTQDVLRGRGLKVDTDGFNREMARQKAEARAHWAGSGEAATEAVWFTIRDRVGGTDFLGYEAERAEGRVEALVQSGKEVASVARGGEAEVVLNQTPFYAESGGQVGDSGAMHGNGVRLSVLDTVKRAGDLHVHRVRVEDGTLEVGAELALEIDAARRTAIRANHSATHLVHEALRRVLGDHVTQKGSLVSAERLRFDFSHPKPMTAEEVEQVEAIVNRVVRQNEEVGTRLMAPEDAIEAGALALFGEKYGEEVRVLSMGADAEKPTGIYSVELCGGTHVRRTGDIALFKIVSEGAVASGVRRIEALTGEGARRYLVEQERAAREAAAALKTTPQELPGRVVSLMEERRRLERELADAKRALALGGGGGGATASAPVEVGGIRFLGRVLDGVNPKDLRGLVDDAKRDLGSGVVAYVAVNEGKAAVAIGVTDDLTGTLSAVDLVRVGAEALGGKGGGGRPDMAQAGGPNGADAAKAIEALQAALAARVAA, encoded by the coding sequence ATGAGCAGCCTGAGCGACATCCGCCGCACGTTCCTCGAGTTCTTCGAGAAGAACGGACACCAGGTCGTGGCGTCCTCGCCACTCGTGCCGCACAACGATCCCTCGCTGCTGTTCACGAACGCCGGCATGGTGCAGTTCAAGAACGTGTTCACCGGGCTCGAGACGCGCGCGTACAACCGTGCGGCGACCTCGCAGAAATGCGTGCGCGCGGGCGGCAAGCACAACGACCTCGACAATGTCGGCTACACCGCGCGCCACCACACGTTCTTCGAGATGCTGGGGAACTTCTCCTTCGGTGACTATTTCAAGGCGGACGCGATCGACTTCGCCTGGCGGCTGGTGACGCAGGAGTTCGGCCTGCCGAAGGATCGTCTGCTCGCCACCGTCTATGCCGAGGATGACGAGGCCTACGATCTCTGGCGCAAGGTCGCAGGCCTGCCCGAGAGCCGCATCATCCGGATCGCGACGTCGGACAATTTCTGGCAGATGGGAGACACGGGCCCGTGCGGACCCTGTTCCGAGATCTTCTTCGACCATGGCGAGGGCATTCCCGGCGGACCGCCCGGTAGCCCGGACGAGGACGGCGACCGCTTTATCGAGATCTGGAACCTCGTCTTCATGCAGTTCGAGCAGAAGGAGGGCGGCGCGCGCGTGGCCCTGCCCAAGCCCTCGATCGACACCGGCATGGGGCTCGAGCGCGTCGGCGCCGTTCTCCAGGGCAAGCACGACAATTACGACACGGACCTGCTCCGCAGCCTGATCGTGGCGTCGGCGCAGGCGTCCGGTACCGATCCGGACGGCCCGCACAGGACGAGCCACCGCGTGATCGCCGACCATCTGCGCGCGTCCTGCTTCCTGATCGCCGACGGCGTGCTGCCCTCGAACGAGGGACGCGGCTATGTGCTGCGGCGGATCATGCGGCGCGCCATGCGCCATGCGCACATGCTGGGCGTTGACGAACCGCTGATGTGGAAGCTGGTGCCCGCGTTGGTGCGCGCCATGGGAGATGCCTTCCCGGAGCTTGGCCGTGCGCAGGCGCTGGTGACGGAGACGCTGAAGCTCGAGGAGAGCCGGTTCCGCCGCACGCTCGACCGGGGTCTGCGGCTGCTCGACGAGGAGGTCGCGGATCTCGCCGCGAGCGGCACGCTGCGCGGCGATGTGGCGTTCAAGCTTTACGATACCTATGGTTTCCCGCTGGACCTGACGCAGGACGTGCTTCGCGGGCGCGGGCTGAAGGTCGATACCGACGGCTTCAACCGTGAAATGGCACGCCAGAAGGCGGAGGCGCGCGCCCATTGGGCAGGCTCCGGCGAGGCGGCGACGGAGGCGGTGTGGTTCACCATCCGCGACCGCGTAGGCGGCACGGACTTCCTGGGCTACGAGGCCGAGCGGGCGGAGGGCCGCGTCGAGGCGCTGGTGCAGTCCGGCAAGGAAGTGGCGAGCGTGGCCAGGGGCGGCGAGGCCGAGGTCGTGCTCAACCAGACGCCGTTCTATGCGGAATCGGGCGGACAGGTCGGCGACTCCGGTGCGATGCACGGAAACGGCGTTCGGCTCTCTGTGCTCGATACGGTCAAGCGCGCGGGCGACCTGCACGTCCACCGCGTGCGCGTGGAGGACGGCACGCTCGAGGTGGGCGCGGAACTGGCGCTCGAGATCGACGCTGCGCGGCGCACGGCAATCCGCGCCAATCACTCCGCGACGCACCTGGTGCACGAGGCGCTGCGCCGCGTGCTGGGCGATCACGTGACGCAGAAGGGCTCGCTTGTGTCGGCGGAGCGGTTGCGCTTCGACTTCAGCCACCCCAAGCCCATGACGGCGGAGGAGGTCGAGCAGGTCGAGGCCATCGTCAACCGTGTCGTCCGCCAGAACGAGGAGGTGGGCACCCGCCTGATGGCGCCGGAGGACGCGATCGAGGCCGGCGCGCTCGCCCTTTTCGGGGAGAAGTACGGCGAGGAGGTCCGCGTCCTCTCCATGGGCGCGGACGCGGAGAAGCCGACCGGCATCTATTCGGTCGAACTGTGCGGCGGCACGCATGTGCGGCGCACCGGCGACATCGCGCTGTTCAAGATCGTCTCGGAAGGCGCGGTTGCGTCGGGCGTGCGCCGGATCGAGGCGCTGACGGGCGAAGGCGCGCGCCGTTACCTGGTTGAGCAGGAGCGAGCCGCGCGCGAGGCCGCCGCGGCGCTCAAGACCACGCCGCAGGAACTGCCGGGCCGCGTCGTCTCGCTGATGGAGGAGCGCCGCCGGCTCGAGCGGGAACTCGCGGATGCGAAACGCGCGCTGGCCCTGGGCGGCGGCGGGGGCGGGGCGACGGCGTCCGCGCCGGTGGAGGTTGGCGGTATCCGCTTCCTCGGCCGGGTGCTCGACGGCGTGAACCCGAAGGATCTGCGCGGCCTCGTCGACGATGCCAAGCGCGACCTGGGTTCCGGCGTCGTTGCCTATGTCGCGGTCAACGAGGGCAAGGCGGCGGTTGCCATCGGTGTGACCGACGACCTGACCGGCACGCTGAGCGCGGTCGACCTCGTGCGCGTCGGGGCCGAGGCGCTGGGCGGCAAGGGCGGCGGCGGCCGCCCCGACATGGCGCAGGCGGGCGGCCCGAACGGGGCGGACGCGGCCAAGGCGATCGAGGCGCTGCAGGCCGCGCTTGCGGCGCGCGTGGCGGCCTGA
- a CDS encoding GFA family protein — MSAPTDAVLTGGCQCGAVRYALDAIPDTPSICHCRMCQKAFGAPFAALAGLDAHHFHVTRGEIAVFKSSEAGRRGFCRLCGTPLTYAVAGRPRIAVSIGSLDDPERVPPVMQEGVESRLPWFETLHLLPGRTTEASMPADLLARLESLQAPDRD, encoded by the coding sequence ATGAGCGCCCCAACAGATGCCGTCCTGACGGGCGGATGCCAGTGCGGGGCCGTGCGCTACGCGCTCGACGCCATCCCCGACACGCCCTCGATCTGTCATTGCCGGATGTGCCAGAAGGCTTTCGGCGCGCCGTTCGCCGCGCTTGCGGGGCTCGACGCACACCACTTTCATGTGACGCGCGGGGAGATTGCCGTATTCAAGTCGTCGGAGGCTGGCCGGCGGGGGTTCTGCCGGCTGTGCGGCACGCCCTTGACCTATGCTGTTGCAGGCCGGCCGCGCATCGCCGTGTCCATCGGCAGTCTCGACGACCCGGAGCGGGTGCCGCCGGTCATGCAGGAGGGCGTCGAGAGCCGCCTCCCCTGGTTCGAGACACTGCACCTTTTGCCCGGCCGCACGACCGAGGCCTCCATGCCCGCGGACCTTCTTGCCCGGCTCGAGAGCCTTCAGGCACCCGACCGCGACTGA
- a CDS encoding NADP-dependent isocitrate dehydrogenase produces MTKIKVANPVVELDGDEMTRIIWDFIKQKLILPYLDIKLEYYDLGIEYRDQTNDQVTVDAAEAIKKHGVGVKCATITPDEARVEEFGLKKMWKSPNGTIRNILGGVVFREPIICKNVPRLVPGWTQPIVVGRHAFGDQYRATDFVVPGKGKLTIKFEGEDGQVIEHEVYNYPGGGVAMAMYNLDESIRDFARACMNYGLNRGWPVYLSTKNTILKAYDGRFKDLFQEVFEKDFQKKFEDAGITYEHRLIDDMVACAMKWSGAFVWACKNYDGDVQSDTVAQGFGSLGLMTSVLMTPDGKTVEAEAAHGTVTRHYRLHQQGKETSTNSIASIFAWTRGLAHRAKLDDNAELARFATTLEKVCIDTVEAGYMTKDLALLVGPDQKWLSTTGFLDKIDENLQKALG; encoded by the coding sequence ATGACGAAAATCAAGGTGGCAAATCCGGTCGTCGAACTGGACGGCGACGAGATGACCCGGATTATCTGGGACTTCATCAAGCAGAAGCTGATCCTGCCCTATCTCGACATCAAGCTGGAGTACTACGACCTCGGGATCGAGTACCGCGACCAGACCAACGACCAGGTCACGGTCGACGCGGCGGAAGCGATCAAGAAGCATGGCGTCGGCGTGAAGTGCGCCACCATCACGCCGGACGAGGCGCGGGTGGAGGAATTCGGCCTGAAGAAGATGTGGAAGTCGCCGAACGGCACGATCCGCAACATCCTGGGCGGCGTCGTCTTCCGCGAGCCGATCATCTGCAAGAACGTGCCGCGCCTCGTCCCGGGCTGGACGCAGCCGATCGTCGTCGGCCGCCACGCCTTCGGCGACCAGTACCGCGCCACCGACTTCGTGGTGCCGGGCAAGGGCAAGCTCACCATCAAGTTCGAGGGCGAAGACGGCCAGGTCATCGAACACGAGGTCTACAACTACCCCGGCGGCGGCGTCGCCATGGCGATGTACAACCTCGACGAGTCGATCCGCGATTTCGCGCGGGCCTGCATGAACTACGGCCTGAACCGCGGCTGGCCGGTCTATCTGTCGACCAAGAACACCATCCTCAAGGCCTATGACGGCCGCTTCAAGGACCTGTTCCAGGAAGTGTTCGAGAAGGACTTCCAGAAGAAGTTCGAGGACGCCGGCATCACCTACGAGCATCGCCTGATCGACGACATGGTCGCCTGCGCGATGAAGTGGTCGGGCGCCTTCGTCTGGGCGTGCAAGAACTACGACGGCGACGTGCAGTCCGACACGGTCGCGCAAGGGTTCGGCTCGCTCGGCCTGATGACCTCCGTGCTGATGACGCCGGACGGCAAGACGGTCGAGGCGGAAGCGGCCCACGGCACGGTCACGCGCCACTACCGCCTTCACCAGCAAGGCAAGGAGACGTCGACCAACTCTATCGCCTCGATCTTCGCCTGGACGCGCGGCCTCGCGCACCGCGCGAAACTCGACGACAACGCGGAACTGGCGCGCTTCGCCACGACGCTGGAGAAGGTGTGCATCGACACGGTCGAGGCCGGCTACATGACGAAGGATCTCGCGCTCCTCGTCGGACCGGACCAGAAGTGGCTCTCCACGACCGGCTTCCTCGACAAGATCGACGAGAACCTTCAGAAGGCGCTGGGCTGA
- a CDS encoding RNA methyltransferase, with translation MAGTNRTALAITGGPVIILVEPQLADNIGAAARAMLNFGLTEMRLVAPRDGWPNDRANAMASGAVEVLERAQVFETTADAVADLHWVAATTARGRDLVKPVLGPDTATREAASRMSSGQKCGVLFGRERTGLETEDIARAHAIVTYPVNPAFASLNLAQAVLLYGYEWFRAAVDWSPHQMPEPAPAAEFEGFIGHLERELDASGFLRPAEKKPGMMRNIRAMFQRADLTAQEVRTLRGVVRALAEFRPATKAHLIKNPGPIVDEEDGV, from the coding sequence ATGGCCGGAACCAACCGCACCGCCCTCGCGATCACGGGGGGGCCCGTGATCATACTCGTTGAGCCGCAGCTTGCCGACAACATCGGGGCCGCGGCCCGCGCCATGCTGAACTTCGGCCTGACCGAGATGCGGCTGGTCGCGCCGCGCGACGGCTGGCCGAACGACCGTGCGAACGCGATGGCGAGCGGAGCGGTCGAGGTGCTGGAGCGCGCGCAGGTCTTCGAAACGACGGCCGATGCGGTCGCCGACCTGCACTGGGTCGCGGCGACGACAGCGCGGGGCCGCGATCTCGTGAAGCCGGTGCTCGGCCCCGACACGGCGACGCGCGAGGCGGCTTCTCGCATGTCCTCCGGGCAGAAGTGCGGGGTGCTGTTCGGACGGGAGCGGACGGGGCTCGAGACCGAGGACATCGCGCGCGCCCATGCCATCGTCACCTATCCGGTGAACCCTGCATTCGCCTCGCTCAACCTCGCGCAGGCGGTGCTGCTCTACGGCTACGAGTGGTTCCGCGCCGCGGTCGACTGGTCGCCGCACCAGATGCCGGAGCCGGCCCCGGCCGCCGAGTTCGAGGGCTTCATCGGCCACCTGGAGCGGGAACTCGACGCCTCGGGCTTCCTGCGCCCGGCGGAAAAGAAGCCCGGCATGATGCGCAACATCCGCGCCATGTTCCAGCGCGCCGACCTGACGGCGCAGGAGGTGCGCACACTGCGCGGCGTGGTGCGTGCGCTGGCCGAGTTCCGGCCCGCGACCAAGGCGCACCTGATCAAGAACCCAGGCCCCATCGTCGACGAGGAGGACGGGGTTTGA